In a genomic window of Accipiter gentilis chromosome 23, bAccGen1.1, whole genome shotgun sequence:
- the RPL32 gene encoding 60S ribosomal protein L32 — protein MPALRPLVKPKIVKKRTKKFIRHQSDRYVKIKRNWRKPRGIDNRVRRRFKGQILMPNIGYGSNKKTKHMLPTGFRKFLVHNVKELEVLMMSNKSYCAEIAHNVSSKNRKVIVERAAQLAIKITNPNARLRSEENE, from the exons ATGCCTGCCCTCAGACCTCTCGTGAAACCTAAAATCGTCAAGAAGAGGACCAAGAAGTTCATCCGCCATCAGTCCGATCGCTATGTCAAGATCAAG CGCAACTGGCGTAAACCGAGAGGTATTGATAACAGAGTTCGCCGGCGGTTCAAGGGTCAGATCCTGATGCCCAACATTGGCTATGGCAGCAATAAGAAGACAAAGCACATGCTGCCCACGGGGTTCAGGAAGTTCCTGGTCCACAATGTCAAGGAGCTGGAGGTGCTCATGATGAGCAACAA GTCGTACTGCGCAGAGATTGCTCACAATGTGTCTTCCAAGAACCGGAAGGTAATCGTGGAGAGAGCTGCCCAGCTCGCCATCAAGATCACCAATCCTAACGCCAGACTGCGCAGCGAGGAGAATGAATAA